The Rhopalosiphum maidis isolate BTI-1 chromosome 2, ASM367621v3, whole genome shotgun sequence genome segment tttttaatatcaaaaataataattattaatttatttttatcatttagtattatattgaataaataaattatgtatgtttattattattttattttatttaggatgTGACCATGTGGGCAttactatcaaaatatatagtatttgaaatttaaatatttgtgtaggTAAAaagtgatatttaaaattttaaaatataagcaagGTTGATGAGGGGTTGTGGGGAAAACCCCCCACGGGTCTGTGTAACTGTGTTAAACTGTTAAGTAATTGTACACTTGAAAtgcagttttaaaattgttagatTGAGCTCctctacttatttttttacaattcgatcaataaatgacaatataataagtattaaaaccgagcataatgttgtataatatgttattggcTGCAATGTGTTAATTACAGACATTATATGAAAATCCTTAATTGCTTAGGATATCGACGATGACGATATCGTTATAGAATTTCATCATGTACTATTTctcagtattttaaaaattaagagaaAAACGGGAAAATTCActcaaaaacacaatatttggcAAAatcgattgttttttttttttttgtgtgattCTAAAATGAATAACCACGTGGCACGTACTTAAAATGTTCTcctcaaatgtttatattaatatttttggattctgaacgaagtgaggaatgtattgattttacaatgatttttattttttattttatttttatttttgtgtctgtcatcacgatTTGGAatagaaataatgctttgattttttactTCAGTCCTTCcttgaaaaggaaaattcatctagttaGTTCTTTGAGgggttaaaagtaaaaagtttttagtagttttcaaaagcgtcaggaaaaaccctaaaaaagtaaggaaaaacgggaatttgtatgcataatcagtttttgacaaaatcgattttttttattttgctgtaactcaaaagcgatccattataaatactttaaattttcaccaattgtttatattaatgttttcaatttacaattcaattttcaaaatattttgagctattcaagttatttatagacaatcgAAATTGtcgatttttctaagtttttttttgaaatgtctataaaataaaattgactactcaaataatatttaaattttaatacaaggtttattataagttgtacttattgtagtaaaaaaaaaaaaatcaaaaatcgttagtcacattttttgttcataagcattaaaagttcaaatgtttacaaaacatGTCAAAATCACGAAAAATTGCAAGgatttttgaagttgaaaaattataaaatttttgtgatttatatctaaggttaaaaaaactCAACACAAGGTTttccataattttttcttcaaataacagtaaaaaaaaactccagcgtccatatagaaaaaatgttatgaacatatatgaaatttattttttttacgaaatcgaataaaataacgatatattacaatttaaatatagttaataatataatatatcctaccaATGACcctaataatacaaatcatctccgttcagaatcgtttttcgtacttatacaatgatacctgtcattacattcaaatttaacacatccattaaagCGACCTACCGGAAGTatttctactatacagcagagcaagtggcccactttttttttattataattaaactatttaaaatttttatatagacattttaattagaaattctttttctataaattatgtcGATAACATTTCTTCGGTTGGtcaaaaagcttgaaaatgtaaaacaaagtTCCTTATAAGTTGTTCattcatttttgttaattacaaaaatcaaaactacATCGTCACGATATTTTTTGTGAGTGATTGGGCCATAAAGGAAAATTttgcaaataattttgtagtaaaaatttcattgacttattgcattattaaaaagttaaaaatcattgGAAACGTTAAATTTGTATGGATAAGAATTGAAAGTGTAATTTATGTAAGGTTtctcataaataattcaatacctTAATGTTTAACCATAGAATAGTCAATAgataaatctattttcaatTCTGTTCTTTGaccaaaaaatcttaaaaatatataaacacagttatttatatagatatattaatgtCAAGTTTGGATTTTGGAGTTTAAAACTttgtactaaatttttaagccatagctattaaaaaatatataactacatgTCTACATAGTAATTAGCGGGTACAtagtagtaattaataaagtacaataagtactaataataggtaatttgaaaattgttgatattatttgatatcgaGTATGGAATATCGATATATTCCGTGATGGTATCAAAATTTAGATATCAATAATCACCTATcacttatcatttattaagtattcataattcatatcaAGAAGTAATCGTATCACTAGAGATCCTAGGGGTTATCTTCATTCGTGATTAATACGTATAGAGTATCATGGGCTCGTTGGGctctatagttattagttaactATTTACCTATACTCTTCAGTTCTTCACtttctaattttaatctttacagtttacttattaaatatcacttgtaaatttatttgaatcatCACTTAATACAACCACATTAAACATATCTTGACCCTAACagtgatacattttatttatttatattctcttGTTAtgcctataataattacaaaaaggtAAAAGACTACGAATTCTAGGAATTCACGTAGCTctaattttcatgattttttgtAAAGCCTTATAGGACATAGGTAAACAACctgataatatttgtatttgggAATGTTGTATTTTCTACTTTGTTGTCTCAAAATTAtggttcattatttttttagggtaTTAAGCGTATATGAAGTGATGGATGTATTACGTCCAAAGATATTGAACATTGATGGTCGACAGTATCGTTTAAATACTGCTGATTGTTGTCTAAATGAATATGATGAACCCGAAacacaaatgtacaatattggaACATCTGAAAGACTGCCGTCTTATGTTGAAAGAGATGGTGAGATTTTATGGATATTCCTCACAAtgtatgtctataaaaaatgtgttgtatTCTTATAGATATCGATGAAGAAAAATctgatgatttaaatatttacatggaAGGTGATCGATGTGTACTGAAATTAGAAGCACCaaagtaagttattatttaacaagcttataataatttatagcagaattattaagtattaatgatttttttattttagtatattttatggtttgatCATTGGTAGAAATCGAGAAAACCTCAAAAATCTTGAATATCAAACAAGAACTAGAATTAAAATTCCTAATAcaagagaaaataatataataagtaagttttttttttaaattagtaagtataaactataaagtaagATTTAAGAATCAtgttagaaataaaaagtcaggtataatgatacatttttgttaaaatagagtaaatattaagattaaattaaattggaaTTTCTCTTGGAAAATGCTCTCAATTTTTTCACActagatatttaattgataatttatttaaatattaacttttcatAAATCTTTGGAttgtatcatttaatataatatgctcaatgtcaattaagatattattttaaaacttgttatttttcaatttttagctATAAAAGGAGAACAAAGGGCACATGTTATTGCtgctaaatcaaaaattgatgCAATTATTAAGAGAGGTCGATTCAAACAGAGTATGACTCATTTTGTGTCCTTGCCAATGGTCAACTCAATAGTGATTGATAACTACTTAGCTTTCAaggtacctaaaataataaaatttgtagttttattgttgagtttaatattaaatgtttgtattttaaataattttggatataatagaaaatggtTCTTGACGAATGTGGCCAATGCCATGGTGTTAATGAACTTTTATTTCAAGATCAATTTAAACTTCATTTAACAATTACCTGTTTTGTGCTATGTAATGGAGCAGAAATAAAAAGAGCTATCAAATTAATGGAACAATgtgaaaatactataataaggtacagaattaaaataatataatgtatattattatctataatacatgattataaaattattgacctTAAAATTATTCCTTAGGCCTATGAATTTGAAATCCTTAGATGTATTAGTTTCTGGATTAGATTATATGAATGATGATCCATCAGAAGTGAATGTTTTATATGCCAAAGTGGAAAGCCCTGAAATTCAAATGTTGGcagataaaatacaaacattctTCCAAGATTGTggtaaatagaataaataatctttTCTTAATTCATGTcagaaacacatttttttttttgtttataattttttcgttaAATTTATAGACTTGGCATTACAACCCAGAAATAATCATGTAAAACTTCATATAACTTTGATGAATTCCGGATTCTATGATTATCAAGTTAGTGTTAATGGGAATTCTGGCAAAAACACTCATCTTACATTTGATgctagaaaaataattgaagtaagattgacaaaataaatatataaaaatttctataaataatctaCTTGAATTAGATtagttattttctttaataatttagtaataatatctattaataaacTCAATAAACAGTTAGAGTATAtgtcagttttaaattttaatattggttgtatcatatttttttgcagaaatttaatgattatacatTTGGAACTGTGCAGTTGTCAGATATTCATCTGACCCAACGTCATACGACTGATTCAAATGGGTATTACAAATCATCATTTGTACTTAAACTTTAACCATATaagaatttatgttatatctactgagattttagaaaaatactcaaattatttattttgatacaaaataaatgttcaaaaaatgtttttgaacttaaaatttaaagacttaacaaatattttgtgatttgtaaaattgtaaccttaaaacgtatattttataaaaaattatcaggaatagtatacaataaacaaacaaattatagttttaaacttatataccATGATTGAATTAAAGAGAGGAGCAGACgcagtagaaaaaaaaataatgtatattttgaggTTAGCTAAATTTTTTCAAGTTGTGGATGCCCTGAACTAATGCCCTGAATAAATAACTTGTAATTATGGTTGTGTTATAACATTGTagttttatctattaattaataattcccaAATTATTCTAATGCTTAGtcatattagaatttttatcatgtttttttgtttagaaaaCTTAAATTTCACATTGGGCAATTTTGTGTTATTCATGGTAGgcatatcttatttttatctatcatACTAAACGTGTTGGAACTTGGGGAAGttctatcaattataaaatctaatattgtagaattttatgaattctatcaaatttttaagtgatGAGCAACGCAGGTCTAGTGTCTAAAAGTAAtactacaaattaatatttataactatcccaaattgagttttaagtgcattgttttattattgtatcattggatatacatatttatgtatagtattgtatgtaatatagcGATAAAACATATGAACAATTTGAGTTTTAatgttaatgaatattatatttttcccttaataattttaagtaggtataatctGTTCTTACAGATAAGGTTATGAAAAGTGGTTacataatctatttaaaatagatttaaagtAGGTAGGAACTATGTAGggtaaatctatatttttttgaaaatacatttgaaatacaacaaatatacAGTGTTAACtattgacaataatttatagcttttagtaatgtaaataaatgggTAGGTAaatgatacattatactaatataaattaagaaatattctatacaatataaaatgcaaaatttttgtttttaaatttttaaggtgCAAGAgaaaatattgtcaatatattatagtttatatgaaATTGATGTATTagtagtaaatacatttttaacaaagtacttatcaaatattaaaatagtaaatcaaATGTTAGTTTACAAGTAGtaactaaaatcaataaatcataaagGTGAACCATTATTCAattgtatcaataatttaatttagcatagatacctataatattactataaaatatttataatgattcatAAGTATTCTTGGAGGAacttatacaaaatactattGAATGAATACAGTTTGCCGAATAgaaagtaatatatatgtagcATTGTAGTTacttatatagctatattattaaaaatcacaatattataatataatattttatacattatctcatgttaatttttaaaagaaaaatagaaacatacctatcttaaatgaaaaatacaaaatacaattttaaaatttacttaataactacctatactaaatgtaaaattaatgccACTTTACCACTTGCTCAGAAAAAGgtactaaatgtttattattttatatagatattactttttataattgtttgaccaaaaatgaaaacaacatatttttgacaCAAAAATATGCTTTCTATTGAAGAAAGATTTTAGTCcttagaatattatacttatgtaatatttacaaattaaagcCATAatgacttaataattaattagtctaatctaataaatgataatacctatatcaattaagtagtaattttatagttttggtTGATACATACAgtcaaataatacaatgaattacattttgaaaatttttatttagtattaatagaaTAACTGAAATACGTACTTATTACTGTTAGTATTTTGGCATAATACccgagaaaatatattttaaagaacaaGGTGTATTAGATTGaagttaatgaatttattaggTGATCAAGGGATGATCAATCGTTGGCTCGAGGAGCTACACTCTGGTTTTTTTTgccaaaaatatgtaaaaaattaagttttaatatatatttttttaatttacgaatTGCAATGAAACCTAAACTTTCATGAACATAACAGATGTTCATAAAAATGGGTTAACTGTGCCAAAAACACGAGTTTATCTGTAAAATATTGGCATTTGACCAAAGggttatactaaattatgcaCTTTGTTGTTTCAATGACAAGTGATTACGATAagattatttaggtatttaaaaagttgtaggtatgtatatatatttatatattcactACATTTGATGTTGTAGTGACTGGTGATTGGTCCATACTGTTTATTATAGGtccaaattatttgataattttaggCTACTTACTAGGAAGTaggaaatatttgtatattgcattagcaacattataatttgttggtAGTTACCTAATACTAGTCTTTTGTTGTTTAGTATCTAGGTACCTATTCACTTTAGGCATTCACTTAtttggtaataaatataaattttaaatttactattacgATGATAATATCTATCAACTATTTGTTTACTCTCTTTGACTCATACGcgacatagcaaatttgcatttagcaaaatcaattttgtacgGTACTAGGTACTAGGTAGGTACTCGTAACTCATTTTGGTATATCGTAAATAAGCCAAcgttaaaacacaaataatattcttgactttaagtttaataataggtcaattcactttaatattaaagctaataataatgttgctttgctgaacgcaaatttgctataCCTGCatgtaagtaggtacatatacaaCGCTAAAACAGTacctaaaacaattaaacaaatagtGTGCTGGCATCctcaattagtaaaaaattatattatggttaagGACTAATTACTTATAGTTGGATGGAAGtactaggtaggtatatagatTATACGTTACACAAtactagaatatattttagaagagTTGGCACTTAGGGattcaaattaattgtaaaaattggaAACCCaatgttgttttaatattttttaatgttctatCCTATCCGGCTATCTATCTTTAACCTAACcttggtaaatattaaatattaggtttGGAATaagtaatacctaataattaactatgtataatataggcatTAACATTATGATACTTATTCTACGATGTTTTGGAATTTTGGATAAATGTCAAGGTGGCAGacgtaaacaaaatacaagtaCGAATTCAAATAGAACTATATCTGTTAGGAATATTAGAATTGAGGTTAAAATAGATCTTTATATAGTAAGAGTGAGTAAGACTAGTAAGAGTACCTGATCCTAATAGAATTTAAGTTTGTGGATAGAAATTATGGGAGGTAGGTACATGGTAAGTAATGATAGTACATATACCTAATGATGTATCGAGATATGAGGTTGGTGTTTGTgaatataggtaaatttgtATACTTCGAATTtagatataacaaaattaataatattttataaattttaaattggatatttttgttgttgtttccGGGAAAATGCACTATAAAGTTCAATTAAGtacagtatttaaattgtggaGGAACGCGGGGGAGAGGACAAGGACTCCATtaccaacaacaaaaaaaaaatcatttacagGTTTCCATTCTAGTTTTATCTCAATCAATAAGACCTTTAAATGTTTAGGTACGTATGTTCTATTTTCTTACTTTAGCATCCCCCTTCTATTTTTTCCCAATTCAAGCACTGATTAGGTGTCtacataaattctaaaaacgtTTAAAGTAAGCAGGTAATTagctttacaattattatattttgcctCTGCGCTTTGCAGTGGCGAGACAATTAAACGtgagtacctacataatatttaaaaatcagatttacttgatattgtaatttttgtatgaCTTCACTTCatcagttaattaaaatttaattaagtatatatgcATACAATTTCGGAACGAAGTAGGTATTTCCATTTGGAGTCTTTTTCACTAGGATTATTTTcatgttactatttattatcatttttttgactaagcttttattatttaactctaGAATAGACAGACAAATAAAgacttaaatgtataaattattatttcgaggtattattaaagtgtatttttttaaattgtataatatgaagcaaaaaatagctattatatgttaataaacaattatataggtattatataaatataaatattttacgggatattatgtctattatttaacacaatttgtaaaaattctgaaaaaacctgatttaaggtttttaaataccttattatttttacgtcttgtcgtttatttataaattaatattttatgaatttatctaGTTTTCTACACACAAGCgtattacataggtacaagGCCACcaaattctttttaaattgtacatggAACTTTGAAACATGAGTTTATTGTTCAAATGTGTTTAGAATGTAATGtcacaataaatacaaaatttgattaggtataaatattattgatactgTTGGTTATCGCACATTTTATTAGAGGCTGATCGTTCcgcataatatcattattaatataattattacgcgATACATGCCATTTCCAGCTATTCTCGTCTTGTGATTGGGAATTGGGATCCCAACagaagatgaaaaaaatagcaaTAGCCATAAAATCGATTACGAAACGCAGACCAGGACGAGaccgcaataataataataataataataacaataatgaaaacCGTTCGCGATAATAAACCGATGGTATTGCGTATTGGTATACTGCAAACGCgcgcattttaaatttctttaaacaacgtttggtttgttattttttccgCACGCGActctcgtatatattatattattatgtattttggcACGTGTCCCGAGCCCGACCCGTAAGTTGCTCGCGACCCGCGATAGCCGCGTAGTTCGCGAGTCCGTCCATCATTCGCGCAGTGAATTGTGCCGGACCATTGTACGACGACGAAGGCGACGCGGCGGCTGTAAATCGTCGGCCGACACGTAAATTGTAATCGCGAACTGTGCACGTCGTTCCTACAACGGTCCAATCGAATTAGTGATCGATCGCAGTCGTTATTTCCGGTTGCCTGTCCTCCATATCCGGACCATCGCCGCTTCCTCACGGCTGCCGCAGCGGGTTGCAGATCAGCCGCCCACGCGTGCCATATAGCCGTAAACactgtacatacatatatatatatataaataatatattatacgcacgcATAGTGACAGCGATATATAGGTACGGTCGGCGCCGCACATcatgacatattatttattattattgactcaTTGCGGTGGCACGCGAGTCCACGCTCTAAAAATTGGCCGAATACGCGTGCGCTATGTACATTATgatcaattattatgtttgaaaaatatgaaacatacTTAACGGAAACCTCGGaaaatgtgatataataatatgtcatgtaCAGGATGATTCACCAAGCACGCTGGCCCCTTTAACcccaaaaatatagttattcgaaatctgatttttggaatgattaaatatactcATAGAGatcaatgatattttcaaattcttgagatttttCGTGTTACTAAAGGCGTGTTTTGTGAAGATACAGTTGGTACAGATTTCTGTTTTTTAGAACACAATAACCAACTGAGAACCCACTTTTCTGCTGTAAATTATCTAATGGATAATTTTT includes the following:
- the LOC113553852 gene encoding activating signal cointegrator 1 complex subunit 1 isoform X1, which codes for MPIIITKRVLSVYEVMDVLRPKILNIDGRQYRLNTADCCLNEYDEPETQMYNIGTSERLPSYVERDDIDEEKSDDLNIYMEGDRCVLKLEAPNIFYGLIIGRNRENLKNLEYQTRTRIKIPNTRENNIITIKGEQRAHVIAAKSKIDAIIKRGRFKQSMTHFVSLPMVNSIVIDNYLAFKKMVLDECGQCHGVNELLFQDQFKLHLTITCFVLCNGAEIKRAIKLMEQCENTIIRPMNLKSLDVLVSGLDYMNDDPSEVNVLYAKVESPEIQMLADKIQTFFQDCDLALQPRNNHVKLHITLMNSGFYDYQVSVNGNSGKNTHLTFDARKIIEKFNDYTFGTVQLSDIHLTQRHTTDSNGYYKSSFVLKL
- the LOC113553852 gene encoding activating signal cointegrator 1 complex subunit 1 isoform X2, which produces MDVLRPKILNIDGRQYRLNTADCCLNEYDEPETQMYNIGTSERLPSYVERDDIDEEKSDDLNIYMEGDRCVLKLEAPNIFYGLIIGRNRENLKNLEYQTRTRIKIPNTRENNIITIKGEQRAHVIAAKSKIDAIIKRGRFKQSMTHFVSLPMVNSIVIDNYLAFKKMVLDECGQCHGVNELLFQDQFKLHLTITCFVLCNGAEIKRAIKLMEQCENTIIRPMNLKSLDVLVSGLDYMNDDPSEVNVLYAKVESPEIQMLADKIQTFFQDCDLALQPRNNHVKLHITLMNSGFYDYQVSVNGNSGKNTHLTFDARKIIEKFNDYTFGTVQLSDIHLTQRHTTDSNGYYKSSFVLKL